In Pangasianodon hypophthalmus isolate fPanHyp1 chromosome 3, fPanHyp1.pri, whole genome shotgun sequence, a single genomic region encodes these proteins:
- the slc18a3a gene encoding probable vesicular acetylcholine transporter-A: MAEEGSGGFAQSAAVKLSEMGEKTKQLGTAIQDPDRQRRIILVIVCVALLLDNMLYMVIVPIVPYYLASLESESTNSSNSTENFDVQIGVLFASKAILQLLVNPLTGTFIDRVGYDIPLLIGLSIMFVSTCIFALAENYATLFVARSLQGLGSAFADTSGIAMIADKYTEEAERSRALGIALAFISFGSLAAPPFGGVLCEFAGKCVPFLALACVCLADGILCMTVLKPFSSRTRENMPVGTPIYKLMIDPYIAVVAGALTTCNIPLAFLEPTIANWMEETMDASQWQIGLTWLPAFFPHILGVYITVKLAARHPHLQWFYGALGMVIIGASSCTVPACKNFEQLIIPLCGICFGIALVDTALLPTLAFLVDVRHVSVYGSVYAIADISYCVAYALGPVVAGKIVHDLGFVQLNLGMGLANVLYAPALLLLRNVCLMKPSHSERNMLLEEGATGLYDTIRLEECQAKKKKQGYSTTDNYLPVDDNGIFAGNSRSYSQEETSEPEYA; encoded by the coding sequence aTGGCTGAAGAGGGATCTGGTGGCTTTGCGCAGTCTGCCGCCGTTAAACTCTCAGAGATGGGCGAAAAAACTAAACAGCTAGGCACTGCTATCCAAGATCCTGATCGACAGCGGAGGATTATTCTAGTAATCGTCTGTGTGGCACTTTTGTTAGATAATATGCTGTACATGGTGATCGTGCCAATCGTTCCATATTATTTAGCCAGCCTAGAAAGTGAATCAACCAACTCGTCCAACAGCACAGAAAACTTCGACGTGCAGATTGGTGTCCTATTTGCATCCAAAGCCATTTTGCAACTCCTCGTAAATCCTCTGACGGGCACCTTCATAGACCGCGTTGGATACGACATACCACTTTTAATAGGACTTTCCATCATGTTTGTCTCCACGTGCATTTTTGCCTTGGCTGAAAACTACGCGACTCTTTTCGTGGCGCGGAGTCTGCAGGGTCTCGGCTCGGCTTTCGCAGACACGTCAGGTATCGCTATGATAGCAGACAAATACACGGAGGAGGCCGAGAGGAGTCGAGCCCTGGGCATCGCCTTGGCGTTTATCTCGTTCGGCAGCCTGGCGGCGCCCCCTTTCGGCGGGGTGCTTTGCGAGTTCGCAGGGAAGTGCGTCCCCTTCCTCGCCCTCGCCTGTGTCTGTCTAGCCGACGGTATTTTGTGCATGACTGTCCTCAAGCCATTCTCCAGCAGGACCAGGGAAAACATGCCAGTTGGCACACCCATTTACAAACTTATGATTGATCCATATATAGCAGTGGTGGCAGGTGCACTGACCACGTGTAACATCCCCCTTGCGTTTCTGGAGCCCACCATCGCGAACTGGATGGAGGAGACCATGGACGCGTCCCAGTGGCAGATCGGACTTACCTGGTTGccagcttttttcccccatatttTAGGTGTCTACATTACTGTAAAACTGGCAGCGCGACACCCACACTTACAATGGTTTTATGGCGCTCTTGGCATGGTTATAATAGGTGCCAGCTCCTGCACTGTGCCAGCATGCAAAAACTTTGAGCAACTTATAATCCCCTTATGTGGCATCTGCTTTGGCATTGCGCTGGTGGACACCGCGCTGTTGCCCACACTTGCGTTTCTGGTTGATGTGCGTCATGTCTCTGTGTATGGCAGTGTCTACGCCATTGCCGACATCTCCTACTGCGTCGCCTATGCTCTGGGTCCAGTTGTGGCTGGAAAGATAGTGCACGACCTCGGTTTTGTGCAGCTCAACCTGGGCATGGGCCTCGCCAACGTGCTTTACGCACCAGCGCTGCTCCTGCTGCGCAACGTGTGCCTCATGAAGCCGTCTCACTCCGAGAGAAACATGCTGCTGGAGGAAGGGGCCACAGGCCTCTACGACACCATCAGACTAGAAGAGTGCCAAGCCAAGAAAAAGAAGCAGGGCTACAGCACAACGGACAACTATCTGCCTGTGGACGATAACGGCATATTTGCTGGAAACTCCAGATCATACTCTCAAGAGGAAACATCTGAACCCGAATATGCATAA